In Dysidea avara chromosome 3, odDysAvar1.4, whole genome shotgun sequence, a single window of DNA contains:
- the LOC136251335 gene encoding uncharacterized protein, with product MSGPIRKIIGPAKARLQQYIESANGLLENKPKEQELDEYESEVEDFLNRLTTNVSLLEKCNKDWSNVLKEAKGDAKATEEKEYSRATDGETGFIELMFAANEVISRLKARVTLISRKREQANYQKMLTSTQTNLQPIIDHATVQATREVQAATLTSSSSGDTFTVNNPQLSVHLPKLHLPIFDGNLLKWPEFWDIFHSSVHKQKIPNVSKFSYLKGTLRGVASVAISGISVTEENYDVALKLLKERFGRKESIVEVLYAKLQNLPTSSCKFSDIQYTHNNIERILRQLESQGETVDNQRMLVYQILSKFPLEVILKLESTKQCDEEWTMELLRQLLSRYVIVQENAYRRVANAKGRNYDYRPVRHEGGQKESQSLSGGGKQLLNQASVDTFTTNVQRRGRSPSCVFCRGDHFNDECDRVKTLAERKRKLITQGRCFLCFKVGHTFTDCSSPQRYGCYYCGKKQHHNRAICPQRFGDGEVRKNVVPDHDVGNVVTEGSQDKPTETLNASVGTDHALIASGEKVLLQTAVVPIQTADGSATIMAKVLLDSASHRTFITDQLAKKLKLTCDREELLSISTFAARTPQQRKWLTLFPRM from the exons ATGTCCGGACCAATAAGGAAGATAATAGGACCCGCTAAGGCCCGTCTACAGCAGTACATTGAGTCAGCGAACGGTTTGTTGGAGAATAAACCCAAGGAACAGGAACTGGACGAATACGAGAGTGAAGTAGAAGATTTTCTGAACAGGCTCACGACTAACGTTTCGTTGCTAGAAAAATGCAACAAAGACTGGTCGAACGTTCTTAAGGAAGCAAAAGGTGACGCCAAGGCTACTGAAGAGAAAGAGTATTCTCGAGCGACAGATGGCGAAACTGGATTTATTGAACTTATGTTTGCCGCCAATGAAGTGATATCCAGATTGAAAGCAAGAGTAACATTAATCTCAAGGAAGAGAGAACAAGCCAACTACCAGAAAATGCTAACctcaacacaaactaaccttcAACCTATAATTGACCATGCAACTGTACAAGCTACACGGGAAGTACAAGCTGCGACCTTGACCTCTTCTTCATCAGGTGATACCTTTACAGTAAACAATCCACAGTTGTCAGTACATCTTCCGAAGTTGCATTTACCGATATTTGATGGAAATTTGTTAAAGTGGCCAGAATTTTGGGATATTTTTCATTCGTCCGTTCATAAGCAGAAGATACCAAATGTGTCAAAGTTCAGTTATCTCAAGGGAACTCTCCGAGGTGTTGCCTCTGTTGCAATTTCAGGCATCTCTGTAACTGAGGAGAACTATGACGTAGCACTCAAACTTTTAAAGGAGAGATTTGGAAGAAAGGAATCAATAGTTGAAGTGCTTTATGCCAAATTACAGAATCTTCCAACCTCTTCGTGCAAGTTCAGTGACATTCAGTACACTCACAATAATATTGAGAGAATATTGAGACAGTTGGAGTCACAAGGTGAGACAGTTGACAATCAGAGGATGCTGGTTTACCAGATTTTGAGCAAGTTCCCTTTGGAAGTCATTTTAAAGTTGGAAAGCACAAAACAATGTGATGAAGAATGGACAATGGAATTATTGAGACAGTTATTGAGTCGATATGTGATTGTTCAAGAGAATGCTTATCGAAGAGTGGCTAATGCCAAAGGAAGGAATTATGACTATCGACCTGTAAGACATGAAGGAGGACAAAAGGAGAGTCAATCCTTGTCCGGAGGTGGTAAGCAGTTATTGAATCAGGCATCTGTTGACACTTTTACTACTAATGTACAGAGAAGAGGTAGAAGTCCTAGTTGTGTGTTCTGCAGAGGTGACCACTTTAATGATGAATGTGACAGAGTTAAAACACTTGCTGAACGTAAGCGGAAACTGATAACTCAGGGTCgttgttttctttgttttaagGTTGGACACACATTTACTGATTGTTCATCACCTCAGAGATATGGTTGTTATTATTGTGGGAAAAAACAACACCATAATCGAGCTATATGCCCACAAAGATTTGGTGATGGTGAAGTGAGAAAGAATGTTGTTCCTGACCATGATGTTGGTAATGTAGTAACAGAGGGGAGTCAAGATAAACCTACTGAAACTCTTAATGCAAGTGTAGGCACTGATCATGCTTTAATTGCTTCTGGAGAAAAGGTCTTGTTACAGACAGCAGTTGTTCCTATTCAGACAGCAGATGGATCAGCAACCATTATGGCAAAAGTTTTGTTGGATAGTGCAAGTCATCGTACCTTCATAACTGACCAGCTGGCTAAGAAGTTGAAGTTAACTTGTGATCGTGAGGAGTTACTGTCTATATCGACCTTTGCTGCAAGGACACCTCAGCAG AGAAAATGGCTGACACTGTTCCCAAGGATGTAG